One window of the Actinomyces wuliandei genome contains the following:
- a CDS encoding 6-phosphofructokinase, whose product MPVTPATPAPPSSPSPTPAPVEPGEPSGPPARTSQEPLRIGVLTSGGDAQGMNAAVRAVVRTTIRLGAQPYAVMEGWAGAVAGGEGIRPLEWDSVGSVLQRGGTVIGTARSTEFREWEGQREAARHLLEHGIDRLVVIGGDGSLTGTDEFRTNWPSLVADLVERGEITPETAQAHPVLMVTGIVGSIDNDLVGADMTIGADSALHRILEAIDDISSTAASHQRTFIVEVMGRHCGYLALMAAVAGGCDYVLVPELPPGEDWEADMCAKLQAGRDAGRRESMVIVAEGATDRSGQRITADDVKQVLADRLGEDARVTILGHVQRGGRPSAYDRWMSTLLGCAAARELVTMEPGAEPVIIAERHNRIRRLPMMEQVKATRAVKDLVRAQDYEAAVEARGSSFASMLKVFETMSTPPQETSGGAHAGTAGEVGASAQVTLPHPGGPSGRWGTPTTHRQDRDTRPSRVAIIHAGGLAPGMNTAARAAVRLGLDHSFTMLGIFGGFPGLLDGNVRELTWADVEGWVGDGGAQLGTRREVPTVEQLYALGRAIESHEIDALLVIGGFNAYLAAHRLVTERTRYPAFQIPIVCVPASIDNNLPGSELSIGTDTALNNAVAALDAVKLSAAASRRCFVAEVMGRRCGYLALMSGLAAGAEQVYLHEDGLTLSQLAQDSARMVDSFRSGRNLYLVVRNERASANYTTGVLARIFTEEGQGLYDVREAVIGHLQQGGNPTPFDRIMATKLVAAALELLATELEGGTAGAFYIGLMGGRVDHRPLERMNDELDRDNRRPLHQWWTGLRPAIELVSTHEGLLRPEQVPDFGQAADQAAQG is encoded by the coding sequence ATGCCCGTCACACCTGCCACTCCCGCTCCTCCCAGCAGCCCCTCCCCCACCCCGGCCCCCGTTGAGCCAGGGGAGCCCTCCGGCCCCCCCGCACGCACCAGCCAGGAGCCGCTGCGCATCGGGGTGCTCACCTCCGGGGGAGACGCCCAGGGCATGAACGCAGCGGTACGCGCCGTGGTACGCACCACCATCCGCCTGGGAGCCCAGCCCTACGCCGTCATGGAGGGCTGGGCAGGTGCCGTGGCCGGGGGCGAGGGCATCAGGCCCCTGGAGTGGGACTCAGTAGGCTCGGTGCTCCAGCGCGGCGGCACCGTGATCGGCACCGCCCGCTCCACGGAGTTCCGCGAGTGGGAGGGCCAGCGTGAGGCTGCGCGCCACCTGCTGGAGCACGGCATCGACCGCCTGGTGGTCATCGGCGGGGACGGCTCCCTGACCGGCACCGACGAGTTCCGCACCAACTGGCCCAGCCTCGTGGCAGACCTGGTGGAGCGCGGGGAGATCACCCCCGAGACGGCGCAGGCCCACCCGGTGCTCATGGTGACCGGGATCGTGGGCTCTATCGACAACGACCTGGTGGGCGCGGACATGACCATCGGCGCCGACTCCGCCCTGCACCGCATCCTGGAGGCCATCGACGACATCTCCTCCACGGCCGCCTCCCACCAGCGCACCTTCATCGTGGAGGTCATGGGCCGTCACTGCGGCTACCTGGCCCTCATGGCCGCCGTGGCCGGGGGCTGTGACTACGTGCTGGTGCCAGAGCTCCCCCCGGGGGAGGACTGGGAGGCCGACATGTGCGCCAAGCTCCAGGCGGGGCGCGACGCCGGGCGCCGCGAGTCCATGGTCATCGTGGCCGAGGGGGCCACGGACCGCTCGGGCCAGCGCATCACGGCCGACGACGTCAAGCAGGTCCTGGCCGACCGCCTGGGCGAGGACGCCCGGGTGACAATCCTGGGCCACGTCCAGCGCGGTGGTCGCCCCAGCGCCTACGACCGGTGGATGTCCACCCTCCTGGGGTGCGCCGCCGCCCGCGAGCTGGTGACCATGGAGCCCGGTGCCGAGCCGGTCATCATCGCCGAGCGCCACAATCGTATCCGCCGCCTGCCCATGATGGAGCAGGTCAAGGCCACCCGGGCGGTCAAGGACCTGGTGCGCGCCCAGGACTACGAGGCGGCCGTGGAGGCGCGGGGGTCGAGCTTCGCCTCCATGCTGAAGGTGTTCGAGACCATGTCCACCCCGCCGCAGGAGACGTCAGGCGGAGCCCACGCTGGGACGGCTGGGGAGGTTGGCGCGTCGGCGCAGGTGACCCTCCCCCACCCCGGCGGGCCATCAGGACGGTGGGGCACGCCAACCACCCACCGGCAGGACCGGGACACACGCCCCAGCCGGGTGGCGATCATCCACGCGGGCGGGCTGGCGCCGGGTATGAACACGGCGGCCCGGGCGGCCGTGCGCCTGGGGCTGGACCACAGCTTCACCATGCTGGGGATCTTCGGTGGGTTCCCGGGGCTCCTGGACGGCAACGTGCGCGAGCTCACCTGGGCCGATGTGGAGGGGTGGGTCGGTGACGGCGGCGCCCAGCTGGGGACGCGTCGCGAGGTGCCCACCGTGGAGCAGCTCTACGCCCTGGGCCGGGCCATCGAGTCGCACGAGATCGACGCCCTCCTGGTGATCGGGGGCTTCAACGCCTACCTGGCCGCGCATCGGCTGGTCACCGAGCGGACCCGCTACCCCGCCTTCCAGATCCCGATCGTGTGCGTGCCCGCCTCCATCGACAACAACCTGCCCGGCTCCGAGCTGAGCATCGGCACGGACACGGCGCTGAACAACGCGGTGGCGGCCCTGGACGCCGTCAAGCTCTCCGCGGCCGCCTCCCGCCGCTGCTTCGTGGCCGAGGTCATGGGCCGCAGGTGCGGCTACCTGGCGCTCATGTCCGGCCTGGCGGCCGGGGCCGAGCAGGTCTACCTGCACGAGGACGGCCTGACCCTCAGCCAGCTGGCACAGGACTCGGCGCGGATGGTGGACTCCTTCCGCTCCGGACGCAACCTCTACCTGGTCGTGCGCAACGAGCGGGCCAGCGCCAACTACACCACCGGCGTGCTGGCCCGGATCTTCACCGAGGAGGGGCAGGGCCTCTACGACGTGCGCGAGGCCGTCATCGGCCACCTCCAGCAGGGCGGCAACCCGACGCCCTTTGACCGCATCATGGCCACCAAGCTGGTGGCCGCCGCCCTTGAGCTGCTGGCCACCGAGCTGGAGGGCGGCACCGCAGGCGCCTTCTACATCGGCCTCATGGGGGGCAGGGTGGACCACCGGCCGCTGGAGCGCATGAACGACGAGCTCGACCGGGACAACCGTCGCCCGCTCCACCAGTGGTGGACGGGCCTGCGCCCGGCGATCGAGCTGGTCAGCACCCATGAGGGACTGCTGCGCCCGGAGCAGGTGCCCGACTTCGGCCAGGCTGCGGACCAGGCGGCCCAGGGGTAG
- a CDS encoding HAD family hydrolase, which translates to MLTSPVALVTDLDGTVVFDGVADPQLPSFLRRVSRRGDVSVIVATSRAPRGVAEVLGDAVACLYGTACLNGALVRLGEAETRHPMRREQVRAVVDAAFRAGVPLYVDQGHSFTVLTPPGREKGLGSGLEHMRDYLDGRWCADPAQVPVDDVLKVTVVSRGLADSEGAVPGWGLAPQRAQASSRPCWVLVLTVSLPTRTRTAWSTSVRRGWTRASA; encoded by the coding sequence GTGCTGACCAGTCCGGTGGCCCTGGTGACGGACCTGGACGGCACCGTCGTCTTCGACGGGGTCGCAGACCCCCAGTTACCCTCCTTTCTCAGGCGTGTCTCGCGCCGTGGGGACGTCTCCGTCATCGTGGCGACGTCACGGGCGCCCAGGGGCGTGGCCGAGGTGCTGGGAGACGCTGTAGCCTGCCTGTACGGCACGGCCTGCCTCAACGGTGCGCTCGTGCGTCTGGGGGAGGCGGAGACTCGCCATCCCATGAGGAGGGAGCAGGTGCGTGCCGTCGTGGACGCCGCCTTCCGCGCAGGCGTACCCCTCTACGTGGACCAGGGGCACTCCTTCACAGTGCTTACGCCACCGGGTCGCGAGAAGGGGCTGGGCTCGGGGCTGGAGCACATGCGGGACTACCTGGACGGCCGGTGGTGCGCCGACCCGGCCCAGGTGCCGGTCGACGACGTGCTCAAGGTGACGGTCGTCAGCCGGGGGCTGGCTGATTCGGAGGGTGCCGTGCCCGGTTGGGGGCTGGCGCCGCAGAGGGCGCAGGCGTCCTCCAGGCCCTGTTGGGTCCTCGTCTTGACGGTGTCACTGCCTACCCGCACGAGGACGGCGTGGTCGACGTCTGTGCGGCGGGGGTGGACAAGAGCATCTGCATGA
- a CDS encoding NUDIX hydrolase: protein MRSDAEEGQPLVKCAAAIVRDDRVLLVRKRGTTELISPGGKPEAGESHIDCLRRELSEELGASLASATYFGTYEDVSVFDQGRPITIVVYICDITGDPQPHSEIEALEWLPMTCLPGGESTFQRRVIPDIARASGWC, encoded by the coding sequence GTGCGGTCTGACGCGGAGGAGGGACAGCCTCTTGTCAAGTGTGCCGCGGCCATCGTCCGTGACGACCGTGTGCTGCTTGTCCGTAAGCGAGGCACGACCGAACTCATATCGCCCGGCGGCAAGCCGGAAGCGGGCGAGTCGCATATTGACTGCCTTCGTCGCGAGCTCTCCGAGGAGCTAGGCGCCTCGCTGGCGTCGGCCACCTACTTCGGCACCTACGAGGACGTCTCTGTCTTCGACCAGGGCAGGCCGATCACCATTGTCGTCTACATATGCGATATCACCGGTGACCCGCAGCCCCACTCTGAGATCGAGGCGCTGGAGTGGCTACCCATGACCTGTTTGCCCGGCGGCGAGTCCACCTTTCAGCGCCGGGTCATCCCCGATATCGCGAGAGCGAGCGGCTGGTGCTGA
- a CDS encoding LuxR C-terminal-related transcriptional regulator: protein MTGEEAASPLRVLVVGAASVTRRALEAGLGGGPRFDVVGCTDDGSRALGFLAERAVDLVILDWDSTDLGASALLKRLRYSDHGGRVAVMTAYRGEGVLQGAVEAGVVAFVDKNEGWSPRLGDQLLRAAEGQVVLSDWPGDLLEALVQHPRDREDGSDGEAGGSSDTGGSDTGGHGSGDAGSGGGDVSSTATGIPSRLVPVYQGILDGLTNREIARRTGLSEGTVRIYVSELLTLLECQSRTEVVSHALGTSGP from the coding sequence ATGACCGGAGAAGAGGCAGCCAGCCCCCTGCGGGTCCTTGTCGTCGGTGCCGCCTCCGTCACACGCCGCGCCCTGGAGGCAGGCCTGGGTGGGGGTCCGCGCTTTGACGTGGTGGGTTGCACCGACGACGGGAGCCGGGCGCTGGGCTTCCTGGCGGAGCGGGCTGTGGACCTGGTCATTTTAGACTGGGACAGTACCGACCTGGGTGCCTCCGCGCTGCTGAAGAGGTTGCGGTACTCGGACCATGGTGGACGCGTGGCTGTCATGACCGCATACAGGGGCGAGGGGGTCTTGCAGGGTGCGGTCGAGGCGGGTGTCGTGGCCTTCGTGGACAAGAACGAGGGCTGGTCCCCTCGCCTGGGTGACCAGCTCCTGCGGGCGGCGGAGGGCCAGGTGGTGCTGTCTGACTGGCCTGGCGACCTCCTTGAGGCACTTGTCCAGCACCCACGGGACAGGGAGGATGGCAGCGACGGTGAGGCAGGTGGTAGCAGCGACACGGGTGGCAGTGATACAGGCGGTCACGGGTCTGGTGATGCGGGGTCCGGGGGTGGCGACGTCAGCAGCACCGCTACCGGGATACCTTCTCGTCTGGTCCCGGTCTACCAGGGGATCCTGGACGGGCTGACCAACCGGGAGATCGCCCGCCGCACCGGGCTCAGTGAGGGCACTGTCCGCATCTACGTCTCCGAGCTGCTCACCTTGCTGGAGTGCCAGTCGCGCACAGAGGTCGTCAGCCATGCTCTAGGTACCTCTGGTCCGTAG